The Amblyraja radiata isolate CabotCenter1 chromosome 1, sAmbRad1.1.pri, whole genome shotgun sequence genome contains a region encoding:
- the elovl7 gene encoding elongation of very long chain fatty acids protein 7, translating into MSLQELTSRAVILYDEWLKDADPRVEDWPLMSSPLPQTIILGAYIYFVTTFGPKLMENRKPLNLNQVMIVYNFSMVIFSLYMCYEFLMSGWATGYSFRCDIVDYSRSPQALRMAWTCWLFYLSKFIELLDTVFFVLRKKNGQVTFLHVYHHTIMSFTWWFGVKFAPGGLGTFHALVNCIVHVFMYSYYGLSALGQHYQKYLWWKKYMTAVQLIQFAIITVHIGQFFLMKNCPYQYPVFLYVICLYGVSFMLLFLNFWYYAYTQGQRLPKNTTNKLKSSKNN; encoded by the exons ATGTCTTTGCAAGAACTGACATCGAGAGCAGTGATTTTATACGATGAATGGCTCAAAGATGCag ATCCCAGGGTTGAAGACTGGCCACTAATGTCTTCACCCCTGCCACAAACAATCATCCTTGGTGCTTATATCTACTTTGTCACAACATTTGGACCAAAATTAATGGAGAACAGGAAGCCTTTGAACTTGAACCAAGTAATGATTGTGTACAATTTTTCGATGGTGATCTTTTCCCTGTACATGTGCTATGAA TTTCTTATGTCTGGCTGGGCCACAGGATACTCATTTCGTTGTGACATTGTGGATTATTCTAGGTCACCGCAGGCCCTCAGG ATGGCCTGGACTTGTTGGCTTTTTTACCTCTCCAAGTTTATTGAATTATTGGACACT GTTTTCTTTGTGCTTCGAAAGAAGAATGGTCAAGTGACATTTCTTCACGTCTACCACCATACGATCATGTCCTTCACTTGGTGGTTTGGGGTTAAATTTGCTCCAG GTGGTCTCGGAACATTTCATGCTCTTGTGAACTGCATAGTACATGTTTTCATGTATTCATATTATGGTCTATCTGCATTGGGACAACATTACCAGAAGTATTTATGGTGGAAAAAGTACATGACTGCAGTTCAGTTG ATCCAGTTTGCGATCATTACAGTTCATATTGGACAGTTCTTCCTCATGAAAAACTGCCCATACCAGTATCCAGTCTTCCTCTATGTAATATGTCTATATGGAGTTAGTTTCATGCTGTTATTTCTGAACTTCTGGTACTATGCATACACACAAGGTCAAAGATTGCCAAAGAACACAACGAACAAATTGAAGAGCAGTAAAAATAATTAA